The window cctggtgatggtggtgatagtggcTTTTCATTTTGGATCATAGGTTTGAGTTGTTCCCTTTCCTCATCAGGTCCATCTGAGTTTCTCCCTTCATTGTTTCTGTCTTCTGTAGGTCTCCTCTCCCACCCTAGACACTCCACACAGGGTTCCTATGGCGAAAGACACAATGTCAGCCATATGTGCATTAGTTTGTCAAAATACTAAATTATAGCTGTATTACTGTCATGGCTGAtcgaaatgtcagaaaaataacaTACCTTTCCTTTCTTGTAGGCCTCTCCATGTTTACCTAGTACACAATAAAATATGATTATTTAAAAAATCCTATGTAAAGTTTTCACTCAAATAACATCATAAAAGGAGTGTTATATACCTTTATATTTCCACAGGATAATGCCCACAACACTCGTGACCAATGCAACAACCACAAGGGAACATCCTGCTATTCTTCCAGAGAATGTGGGTACTAACACTGTAAAATACATCAAAAGAACATCACAAACAATAAAACCAACTATTGTCAATCAACAATATGCCTACGGCCTATGTGTTACTGCCACTAGTTTTGACAGACGTTTATAGGACAGGCTACTACAGTAAGCTACCCTACTATAGAATACTGCCCCACCACATGTTTTGGTTTCAGTGATGTGAATTAAACAGTCCCGTACAACCATGTTGCACAGTTCAGGAGAATGAGTTACTGTGAAGAAGTGATGGTCAACTGACAATAACGGAATACATTCTATTGTTCAACAATTTATTATGGTTGAAGGAAAATGTTGTAATGTTTGTGTAAATTGTGTTGCGTTCATCGTGTGGACCCTGTACTTACCACAGACAATGTCAGAGGTGGATGTCCCATTGGCTTCAGTTTTGGATCCTTTGTCACAACTGACATTTTTTAGGGGAATGTTTTTGAGTATACAGTGCAGTTTATGAACAACATTGGTCAAATATGTGGAAAAATAATCAAGCAATAAATCAAGCAATTCTTAAGTTGTTCAACCAACTAATAAAATATAATTACATTGACTGTGACTAACAGTTACAACTGCAGTATGATAAAATACgttacataaactcagcaaagaaagaaacgtcctctcactgccaactatgtttattttcagcaaaattaacatgtttaaatatttgtatgaacataacaagattcaacaactgagaaataaactgaacacgtttcacagacatgtgattaacataaatggaataatgtgtccctgaacaaaggggggtcaaaatcaaaagtaacagtcagtatctggtgtggccaccaggtgcattaagtactgcagtgcatcttctcctcatggattgcaccagatttgacagtccttgctttgagatgttaccccactcttccaccaaggcacctgaaagttcctggacatttttgaggggaatggccctagccctcaccctccgatccaacaggtcccagacgtgctcaatgggagtgagatccaggctcttggctggccatggcagaacactgacattatgtcttgcaggaaatcacgcacagaacaagcagtatggctggtggcattgtcatgctggagggtcttagtcaggatgagcctgcaggaacggtaccacatgagggaggaggatcttccctgtaacgcacagtgctGAGATTGCCTGAAATGACATCTAGCTCAGACATCTAGCTCAGTCCGCCCCAGactatgacggaccctccacctcaaaATCCATCCCGCTcattacaggcctcggtgtagagctcattccttcgacgataaacggaaatccaaccatcacccttggtgagacaaaacagcaactcgtcagtgaagagcactttttgccagttctgtctggtccagcgacggtgggtttgtgcccataggcgacgttgttgccggtaatgtctggtgaggacctgccttaccacaggcctacaagccctcagttcagcctctctcagcctattgcgaacagtctgagcactgatggaaggattgtgcattcctgcTGTAACttgagcagttgttgttgccattctgtacctgtcctgcaggtgtgatgttcggatgtatcaAACCTGTttaggtgttgttacatgtggtctgccactgcgaggacaaacagctgtccaccctctctccctgtagtgctgtcttaggtgtctcacagtacggacattgcaatttatttccctggccacatctgcagccctcatgcctccttgcagcatgcctaaggcacgttcatgcagatgagcagggaccctgggcatctttcttttggtgcttttcatagtcagtagaaaggcctctttaatgtcctaagtttttataactgtgaccttaattgcctgtgAACTGTTATTGTCTTAACGACCATCCCacatgtgcatgttcattcattgtttatggttcattgaacaagcatgggaaacagtgtttaaaccctttcacaatgaagatctgtgaagttatttagatttttacgaattatctttgaaagacagggccctgaaaaagggatgtttctttttttttgctgagtttacatgttatatacagtaccagtcaaaagtttggacataaacccttgaatgagtagtttctttatttgtactattttctcattgtagaataatagtgaacacatcaaaactttgaaataacacatggaatcacgtagcaaccaaaaaaagtgttaaacaaatcaaaatattttttatacgggtgattcttcaaagttgccaccctttgccttgatgacagctttgcacactaggcattctctcaaccagtttcatgaagaatgcttttccaacagtcttaaaggagtttccacatattctgagcacttattggctgcttttccttcactctgcggtccaaacatctcattgggttgaagtcgggtgattgtggaggccaggtcatctgatggagcACTCCGTCCActctacttcttggtcaaatagcccttccacagcctgaaggtgtgttttgggtcattgtcctgttgaaaaacaaatgatagtcccactaagcacaaaccagatgggatggcgtatcgctgcagaatgctgtggtagccatgctggttaagtgtgccttgaattctaaatatcacaccagaaaagcacccccacagcatcacacctcctcctccatgcttcacggtgggaaccacacatgcggagatcatccgttcacctactctgtgtctcacaatgacacagcggttggaaccaaaagtctcaaatttggactcatcagaccaaaggacagatttccaccggtctaatgtccattgctcgtgtttcttggtccaagcaagtctcgtcttcttattggtgtcctttagtagtggtttctttgcagcaattcgaccattctgtaatatcctcatgagagccagtttcatcatagcgcttgatggtttttgtgactgcacttgaagacaactttcaaagttcttgaaatgttccggattgactgactttcatgtcttaaagtaatgatggactgttgtttctcttggcttatttgagctgtttttgccataatttggacttggtcttttaccaaatatggctatcttcggtataccaaccctaccttgtcacaacacaactgattggctcaaatgcattaaaaaggaaagaaattccacaaatgaactttcaacaaggcacacctgttaattgaaatgcattccaggtgactgcctcatgaagaatgccaagagtgtgcaaagctgtcatcaaggcaaaaggtggctactttgaagaatctccataataaaatatttggatttgtttatcacttttttggttattacatgattcaatatgtgttattccatagttttgatgtctttgctattattctacaatgtagaaaatagtcaaaattaagaaaaacccttgaatgagtaggtgtgttcaaacttttgactggtactatattaCTAACAGATCTATTGTTATTATTTAACACATCACAGTTATTAGTAAAAAGATTGAACTCAGTACTTACACTGTCCATTGCTTGCACTTGCTCTCTGCTGAGCTATCGCTGGAGAAGGTGTTTGCAGGACAGGCCTGACACACCGTGTCCCGGATGTGGTCACCTGAGAAAATATACAGCATACGGCTATAGTGACCACATGCTCACAAATGACATCTTTCAGGTAGCCTAACTCTAGCAGCTCAAACCACGTAATAAAATAGAATAGAAACAGAAAAGGAACAATAAAGTCCATGTTTGATTACATAGCAGGCTCACTAGTCTAGAATTCAATCGTTGCTGATAGTGTTATAAAGGCGTGTTTTCTACCGGTGTAAAGTGTCTCTTGTCCTGGTCCACATTTAGTGTGTGGTACACATGTCAGGCACTCTTTACTGGAACAGTGGTGTCCTGCCTTACATATGCATTGGCTGAGGCTTGTTTTGCTCCTATTGGTACTGCCCTCAAAGTTTTTATCTGTGGCAGGAAGGAGATACAAGTGTAGTGTTATTACAAGCAGATGAGGCAGATCAACAGTAATGTCCttgaatatgtaaacattataacaATTCTCACTTTGGTCACAGTATGGTTGCACTTCGCAGATGATCTTCTCTGTGAATGCTTCCTGGTATTCATTCTCTTGGCAGGGCATACAATGTGGATCAAAACAACCACTATGGTCGGATGACATCCTTGTGCCtattaaaataatgtatttttatcATAATAAATACTGTACTCTTATAGCCTAATTAAGGGTTCAGACTCTGTTtgactcaacaacaaaaaaatgtaagaGGTAGTGAATGGGAGTATATATAAGCTATAATGAATGTTCTCTTCCTTACCTGGCCCACACTTATTACAACACTCCCCATTATTATCATACTGTGTTGCTGGATCACAGGAGTAAACTGCGGGGAAAACCTGTAAACAAAATGTATATTAAAAAAAATCCCTATTATGATGTCTTAGAAACCTCAGGTCAACTGTCGCAAGTCACAACCGAACAACTGTCTCAACCACAGTAGCGGTGGAAAGTACCTAGATTCACGCTCTAGTCTGGACTAGACTAGACCACCATTCACTTTACTTTTCTAGTACTGAGCATAGCAGCATGAACGTTTCAAATGAGATGCGAGCtagtaaaataacatgaaatGTAGGTAATACAGCTTTAACTATGACAATGGTGTTCTTAATCGAAAGTAAAAGTGTGTTGAATGAGCTTTCTGTGCATTTAGCAATCTTGGTTAGAAACGCATCAAAATGTACACATTTAGTCAATCACTTTGTGTTACAAAAGAAACCTAACACTCATCCTCAATATAGGGTCATTGAATACATTTAAAGTGTAGCCTATTGTATGCGTACAGAAAATGGGTCGGAGCTATTGCTCCCGGGAATGCAGAAGGCATGTCTTCATTTACACATAATAGACTAAAACCTACTTACCGCCAGCATAAATAAAAGCGTAATAATTTCGATCCTTTTCGTCTTGAAACAACCCAACATATTTGCAACTTCTCAGATTCTAGGTTTTCACTCCGCAGCTACTGTACAAGCAAGTCAGTCGATAACAGCTGAGCGGTGGGCTGGGCTCTGAGCATAAATAACTGACAGAGGGAAATTCCCAAAACACGTGTGACCATTTCCTAAAAATGACACAAAATGTTGAACTCAAGATTATGTGGAATGCACGATTATTCCCAAACCATCAAGTAGGCCTACGTAGATATTTGTGAACAATGCCATCATTATCTTGGATTACTTATCATAGCGGTCTACAGACAATTTATATGTAGGGTTAGTAAGCAGCGGCTTCTTTATTTGAGTGTCGTTTGTGCTTGCATTTAGAACACACATGTGGAAGTGTCATTCGCTCCCCACATTTGCTACACTTGtgtcagcagtgggatgcaggtgACCGTGAGGCCAGGCCATCGTAGGTGCTGTTAGGACACCACCGACCAGTTTAGTTGATTTAACATTTCGTGGAATCTGGATTATTGGTGATTTCCAACATTGAACTGAATTCTATAATGGTCAGGAGGTAGCCTACCATTGCTGACTGCCAGAGGTGCGAGATCGTGCGTGTCCCCCCTTGTGCAGGAAATCCCCCGCCAGTGAGTCGGAGTGAGGGAGCCGCTTTCCATGGAGGTTTCAGTGAGTAGCAGACAATAATGTAGCTGTACAATCCCCAGGAATCCGGATGAGAAGTTTACTTGAGAGTAGTTGACAAACTGTAAAGCAAAACAACAAACAGGATGATAACTAAGAACGCAACACAGCTCTCAAAATAATCCGGCCTCAATCTAGTTGAGTTAAACTCAACTCCATCTCAATGGTGATGAGAGTTGTGATGAGTGTGGGCATACTGCGCCTCCCTATCAGTCAATAGTTGTGAACATTTCAGTTCTTAAACTCTTCACTTGTAcctatgttgcgtttatattttttaagGGCCTGAGCCTTTATTTGTttgcttaaaacctcttaaggattggCCCCTTTTTTCTTCAATTTTCGccaaaaatgacatacccaaatctaactgtacaggcagttagatttgggtacgtcatttttGGCGAAAATTGAAGAAAAAAGGGGccaatccttaagaggttttaagcaaACAAATAAAGGCTCAGGCCCTGAAACAAGTATATGCcttttcttggtaccatttgaaaggaaacactttgaagtttgtggaaatgtgaaaggaatttatgagaatataacacattagatctggtaaaggATAATACAAcggtttttttgtatttttttgtaccatctttgaaatacaagagaaaggctataatgtattattccagcccaggtgcaatttggatattggccactagatgatccaatgaaccattgcatttctgttcaaaatgttgtatcaagactgcccaaatgtgccaaatttgttcattaataacttttcatgttctaactgtgcactctcctcaaacaatagcatggtattctttcactgtaatagctactgtaaattggacagtgcagttagattaacaaaaatttaagctttcagccaatattcgatatgtctatgtcctgggaaaagTTGACATTTCAATATTAGTTTGGGGATAGGGTGGGGATCCCAAGAGTATGTTTGGGATAGGTTGGTGGGGAGAGTGTGTTTGGTAAAAAAGGGGGGAAAGTATGTTTTTTTTGATGATTGTATTGCTATTGTAACCCTATAAAAACAACTGTTCACTCTCCCCCCAAAAagttgcttattaggctatatatTGATGTGTGCCAGATGCCGCCactcatctctgattctccgtTGGGAATGCACTATCAACTGCACCTGTAGGCTATTTAGTGTCATCTCAATCAAATCAATAGCCTATAGGTTATATATAGGCTATACAAAGTGCATGCTCGGAGAAGCACAGAGCAATGTTATAATTCTAAGAAAATGTACTTCCTTCCCGAGTCTTTTgttaaaaaatataaacgcaacatacaacaacttcaaagattttacttaTAGTTTATAtacagttacagttcatataaggaaatcagtcaattgaaattgtcacaccctgatctgtttcacctgtcttgtggttgtctccaccccccaccaggtgtctcccatttgttcaattatcccctgtgtatataTACCAGTGGTTTctatttgtctgttgccagttcgtctggtCTCATCAAGTCTACCAGCATGTTTTtctagtccctgttttctagtcctaaacaaatctaaatacattttagattttagattcttcaaagcagccaaccttttccttgatgacagctttgcacactcttggctttatctcaaccagcttcatgaagtagtcacctggaatgcatttcaattaacaggtgtgccttgttaaaagtacatttttggaatttctttccttcttaatgcatatgagccaatcagttgtgttgtgacaaggtagggtgtcATGCCCTTGTCTCCACCCTctcatcttccccacttatcctctgggtatttatacctgtgttttctgtctgtctttgcTAGTTTGCCAGGATTACCAGTGTTTGTCCTGTCAGCTACTGTCTTTTCCCAGCCTCGCTTTTTCTCTTCCTCCTAGTTTTTGATCCTTATCTGTCCTGACCCCgtacccgcccgcctgaccactgcctgaacctgcctgccatccagtacctttgctccacctctggattattgacctctgcctgtccctgagcctgcctgcc of the Oncorhynchus kisutch isolate 150728-3 linkage group LG17, Okis_V2, whole genome shotgun sequence genome contains:
- the LOC109908247 gene encoding tumor necrosis factor receptor superfamily member 5, which produces MLGCFKTKRIEIITLLFMLAVFPAVYSCDPATQYDNNGECCNKCGPGTRMSSDHSGCFDPHCMPCQENEYQEAFTEKIICEVQPYCDQNKNFEGSTNRSKTSLSQCICKAGHHCSSKECLTCVPHTKCGPGQETLYTGDHIRDTVCQACPANTFSSDSSAESKCKQWTVCDKGSKTEANGTSTSDIVCVLVPTFSGRIAGCSLVVVALVTSVVGIILWKYKGKHGEAYKKGKEPCVECLGWERRPTEDRNNEGRNSDGPDEEREQLKPMIQNEKPLSPPSPGTQTPVENDVNDSQAESSAKAEEMTENGHVVAQEQGKQHNTYLSDPQMVSHNHSALPSAEHNIQLSDCALP